From the genome of Mycobacterium dioxanotrophicus, one region includes:
- a CDS encoding ArsR/SmtB family transcription factor translates to MVQAQLAEPVRHPVAPLRQVLCALQDPVRLEMVRRLHNAGRPVRCAELYDGINKSTATHHFNILRDAGIIEREPAEGHTHQRLRIEDVDDAIPGLLGSIVAQANRESEALS, encoded by the coding sequence ATGGTTCAGGCGCAGTTGGCCGAGCCGGTCCGGCACCCTGTCGCGCCGCTGAGGCAGGTGCTGTGCGCACTGCAGGACCCGGTGCGCTTGGAAATGGTGCGCCGGCTACACAACGCCGGGCGGCCGGTGCGGTGCGCTGAACTGTACGACGGCATCAACAAATCGACGGCCACCCATCACTTCAACATCCTGCGTGACGCCGGAATCATCGAACGCGAGCCCGCTGAGGGGCACACACATCAGCGCCTGCGCATCGAAGACGTCGACGATGCGATCCCCGGGCTGCTGGGTTCGATTGTGGCGCAGGCTAATCGCGAATCGGAGGCGCTCAGCTGA
- a CDS encoding 4Fe-4S dicluster domain-containing protein: MIEIVSAQRCISCDKCIEVCPTNVFDRGPAGIPVISRHSDCQTCFQCEANCPVDALYVSPFTKPTPSADEHTLATSGLLGSYRQQIGWGKGRTPGARNAIGPALGNRGGPLIS; this comes from the coding sequence ATGATCGAGATCGTCTCCGCGCAGCGGTGCATATCCTGTGACAAGTGCATCGAGGTCTGCCCCACCAACGTCTTCGACCGTGGGCCGGCCGGAATACCGGTGATCAGCAGGCATTCGGATTGTCAGACCTGTTTCCAGTGCGAGGCCAACTGCCCGGTCGACGCGCTCTACGTGTCACCGTTCACGAAGCCGACGCCGTCGGCCGACGAGCACACCCTCGCCACCAGCGGGCTGCTCGGCAGTTACCGCCAGCAGATCGGATGGGGCAAGGGGCGCACGCCCGGTGCCAGGAATGCCATCGGGCCTGCGCTCGGGAACCGCGGCGGGCCGCTGATCAGCTGA